The DNA window TCGCGTTCGTCGGACGGGGTGTTCCCGAGGAGGGCGGGCCGCTGATCAGCCCGCCGGTCGATCTGGTGATCGCGATCGCGGTACTCGCATGCGTGTCGACGCTCGTCGGCCTCACCATCTCCTCGATGGTGAAGTCCAATGAACAGGTCATGCCGCCGCTGGTCATCGTGATCATGGTGCAACTGGTGTTCTGCGGCGGTCTGTTCGCTCTGGACAAGCCGGGGCTCGAACAGTTCTCCTGGATCTTCCCGTCGTTCTGGGGCTATGTGGCGGCCGCCGGATCGGTGGACCTGACCAAGATCAACTCGTTCGCCCCGCAGACCAAGGGCAACGGTCTGTGGGAGTCGAGCCTGGCGAACTACGCACTCGCGATCGGCGTGCTCATCGTGATCGGGTTGGTCCTGACCGCCCTCACCTACTCGAAACTGCGCCTGAAGAAGGCTCGCTGACGCGCTGGGCGGTCCTGGTGTGTCACACCTCCGGGTAGCGCACCAGACCGAGTTCGGCGTCGTCGGACAGGGCCGGATGGTTCGGCAGCACGCGGACGGTGTAGCCGAGGAGCCCCGAGGAGCGCGGTCCGATCGTCGCCGCGTACACCGTCCGGCCCGACGCATCGGTGCCGTCGGCAGGTGCCATCCGCGCCGATACCGGGTCGATGATGTCGCCGTCGTCGGTGACCCGTCCCAGGATCACCTCCACCTTCACCGCGTCGGGATCGAGGTCGCCCAGGGCGACGTGAGCGGTCACCAGCAGACCGTCGTCGGCCTTCTCGTCCTCGACCCCGGCGATCATGACCGACGACCACGCGGCCGCGATCAAGGCGCGATAGGACGCGAGATCACCGGCCTGCGCGTAGTCGTCGGCGCAGATGGCGTCGAAGGCCGCCGCGGCCGGGCAGTACAGCTCGACCGTGTAGTCGCGCACCATGCGTGAGGCGAGCACCTTCGGCCCGAGCCGGCTCAGGGTGTGGCGCACCATCTGAACCCAGCGCTGCGGCACACCGTCGGGGGTGCGCGTGTAGAACAACGGGATCACCGACTCCTCGAGTAGCGAGTAGAGCGCCTCGGCCTCGAGATCGTCGCGTCGATGCTCGTCGACGACCCCCTCGGCCGACGGGATCGCCCAGCCGTTCTCCCCGTCGGCCATCTCATCCCACCAGCCGTCCAGGATGGACAGGTTGAGTCCGCCGTTGAGCGCCGACTTCATCCCCGAGGTCCCGCAGGCCTCCATCGGCCGCACCGGATTGTTCAGCCACACATCGCATCCCGCGTAGATGTGTCGCGCCATCGAGATGTCGTAGTCGGGCAGGAAGACGATCTTGTGACGCAACTCGGGATCGTCGGTGAACCGCACCACCTGCTGGATGAGGGCCTTGCCGCCGTCGTCGGCAGGATGAGCCTTCCCGGCGATGACGAGCTGCACCGGCCGCTCGGCGTCGGTGAGGATGCGCCGCAACCGGTCCGGGTCGCGCAGCATCAGTGTGAGCCGCTTGTAGGTCGCGGCCCGGCGCGCGAAGCCGATGGTGAGCGCCTCGGGATCGAAGATCTCTGCCGTCCAGCCCAATTCGGCATCGATGAAGCCGCGGTCGCGTCCGCTGGCATGGGCGCGGCGGCGTACCTCGTCGACCAGACCGGCGCGCAACGTCTGCCGGGTGCGCCAGAGTTCGCCGTCGGGCAACTCGGCGTAGTGCGCCGGTGCGGAGTCCTCGTCCTCGCCGACCAGGTCGCGCCATGGGCGGGCCACCCAGGTGAATCCATGCACACCGTTGGTGATCGAGCCGATGGGCACCTCGTCGGCGTCGAAGCCGGGCCACAGGTCGGCGAACATCTGCCGGCTGACCTCGCCGTGCAGCCGGGACACCCCGTTGCTCCGTTGTCCGAGCCGAAAACCCATGTGCGCCATGTTGAACACCCCCGGGTCGGCTTCGTCGCCGAGTTCGAGGACCGTGCCGGCGTGCAGGCCGGGCAGCAGGCGCGACGAGCCGTCCGGCCCGGCATCGAGGTAGTAGCGCACCAGATCGGTGGGGAACCGGTCGATCCCGGCGGGAACCGGGGTGTGGGTGGTGAAGACGTTCGATGCGCGCACCACGGCCTCGGCGGTGTCGAAGTCGAGAGCGGCCGGGCCGTCGACGAGTTCGCGGATGCGCTCCACGCCCAGGAATCCCGCGTGCCCCTCGTTCATGTGGAACACGCTCGGCTCGGCCCGGCCGGTGATGCGGACGTAGTCGCGCAGTGCGCGGACCCCGCCGATGCCGAGCAGGATCTCCTGCTTGATGCGGTGATCCTGATCGCCGCCGTAGAGACGGTCGGTGACCGCACGCAGTTCCTCGTCATTGAGCGCGATGTCGGAATCGAGCAGCAGCAACGGGATGCGGCCGACGCTGGCCACCCACACCTGAGCGTGCAGCGTACGGTCGCCCGGCATGGCGATGCCGATGATCACCGGTCCGGAATCGTCGGTCAGCAGCGTCAGCGGCAGCGCACCGGGATCGTTCACCGGGTACCGCTCGATCTGCCACCCGTCGTGCGACAGGCTCTGCCGGAAGTAGCCCGACCGGTAGAACAGGCCGACGCCGATCAACGGCAGTCCGAGGTCGGAGGCGGCCTTGAGGTGATCACCGGCGAGGATGCCGAGTCCGCCGGAGTAGATGGGCAGCACCTCGGTGATGCCGAACTCCATCGAGAAGTACGCGATGCCTTGTGGCGCAACGGTTTCAGTGGACTCTGCATACCGCCCGAACCACTGCGGCGCGGCGAGGTAATCCTTCAGCTCGGCCGCCAGATCGCGCACCCGGGTGACGAACTCCTCGTCGGCGGCGAGTGCGTCCATCCGGTCCTGATCGACGTCGGCGAGGACGCGCAGCGGGTCGCCGGTGCTCGCCCAGCGCTCCGGATCGATCGCCGCGAACAGTTCCTGGGTGGGGACATGCCACACCCACCGGAGATTGTTCGCGAGAACTGCCAGATCGGTGAGCCGAGAGGGGAGTGGGACCCGAACGTTGAACCGGCGGAATGCTTTCACGGCGTAGACGCTACCCAGGTGGGCCCGCGTCTGCGAGGCGTCGACGATGAACATCGTGTGGACCACTAGGCTCGTGGCATGCAGCGAATCATCGGGACCGAGGTCGAGTACGGCATTTCCGCCCCGGGCGACCCGACCGCGAATCCGATCATGACCTCCACTCAGGCGGTTTTGGCCTATGCGGCCGCCGCCGGGGTGCCGCGCGCCAAACGCACCCGCTGGGACTACGAGGTGGAGTCACCGCTGCGCGACGCGCGCGGCTTCGACCTCGGGCGCGGCTCGGGTCCGGCGCCGATCATCGACGCCGACGAGATCGGCGCCGCCAACATGATCCTCACCAACGGTGCGCGGCTCTACGTCGATCACGCCCATCCCGAGTACTCCGCGCCCGAGGTCACCGATCCGCTCGACGCGGTGATCTGGGACAAGGCGGGGGAGCGGGTGATGGAGGCGGCCGCCCGGCACGTCGCGAGCGTGCCCGGCGCACCGCGCCTGCAGCTCTACAAGAACAACATCGACGGCAAGGGTGCCTCCTACGGCACCCACGAGAACTATCTGATGAACCGGGAGACACCGTTCACCGCCGTCATCGCCGGATTGACGACCTTCTTCGCGTCGCGCCAGGTGATCACCGGTTCCGGGCGGGTGGGCATCGGCCAGTCCGGCGACGAAGCCGGTTACCAACTGTCCCAGCGTGCCGATTACATCGAGGTCGAGGTGGGACTGGAGACCACCCTCAAACGCGGCATCATCAACACCCGCGACGAGCCGCACGCGGATCCCGAACGCTACCGCCGGCTGCACGTGATCATCGGCGACGCGAATCTCGCCGAGACCTCCACCTATCTCAAGGTCGGGACCACCGCACTGGTGCTCGACCTCATCGAGGCGGGGGTGGACTTCTCCGACATCGAGCTCGCCCGCCCGGTGCAGGCCGTCCACACCATCAGCCACGATCCGACACTCACCGCGACGGTCGCGCTCACCAACGGCCGCGAGGTCACCGCCCTGGCGTTGCAGCGCGAGTACCTCGACCGGTGCCGGCGGTTCCACGATCGTGAGCACTCCGACGACGAACGCGCCGCACATGTCCTCGCCACCTGGGCCAACGTCCTCGACCGGCTCGAACGCGACCCGATGGAATGTGCCGACATCCTCGACTGGCCGGCCAAGCTGAGAATCCTGGAGGGTTTCCGCCAGCGCGAGGGGCTGGGCTGGTCGGCACCCCGGCTGCAGCTGATCGACCTGCAGTACTCCGATGTGCGACTGGACAAGGGACTCTACAACCGCCTGGTGGCACGCGGTTCGATGAAGCGGCTCGTCGACGAGAACGACGTCCTCGCCGCGATCACCGAGCCGCCGCGCAACACGCGCGCCTACTTCCGCGGTGAGTGCCTGCGTCGCTTCGGCGCGGATGTCGCCGCGGCGAGCTGGGATTCGGTGATCTTCGATCTGGGCGGGGATTCGCTGGTGCGCATCCCGACGCTCGAACCGTTGCGGGGAAGCCAGGCGCACGTGGGTGCGTTGCTCGATTCGGTGGATTCGGCCGCTGAACTCGTCGACCAGCTGACCACCTGAGGGCCACCGGGATCACCGGTCCTGCCGATTACGCTCCTGCGAGAAGACGCGTACCGCCGCGTTCCGCCCCTCGCGTCGTGTCCACCGGTAATGTTGGGAGGACACGATTCCCGCGAACGGTTCGGCACTCACGCCGGAATCGGCACGGGCGGCCCGTGAGGGGCGATCGGTTTCAAGGAGGCAGCAGATGGCGCAGGAACAGACCAAGCGCGGCGGTGGCGACGACGACGGTGACCTCGGTCCCGAAGGCGGCGCCGGTCAGGAACGTCGCGAGAAGCTGTCCGAGGACACCGATGACCTGCTCGACGAGATCGACGATGTGCTCGAGGAGAACGCCGAGGACTTCGTGCGCGCCTACGTGCAGAAGGGCGGCCAGTGAGCGAGAGCCTCGGTTCGGTTCCAGGGTCCTTGCGGTCGGGTGTGATCTCTCCGGGTTTGTCGCTGGGTGCCGACATCTCGTCGTTCACCGAGTATCTGCGTGCCCACGCACCCGATCAGCTGCCGCAGGCGCGCGCTGAGGCCATGGGTCTGCACCGCGCCGCCGACGACATCCCGCACGGGACGACGATCGTCGCCGTCTCCTATCCGGGTGGGGTGATACTCGCCGGCGACCGGCGCGCCACCATGGGCAACCTCATCGCGACCCGCGACGTGAAGAAGGTGTACATCACCGACGAGTACTCGGCGGCCGGTATCGCCGGCACCGCCGGGATCGCCATCGAGATGGTGCGGTTGTTCGCCGTCGAACTCGAGCACTACGAAAAGCTCGAAGGTGTGCCACTGACCCTCGACGGCAAGGTGTCCCGCCTCGCGTCGATGGTGCGCGGCAACCTCGGCGCGGCACTGCAGGGCCTTGCCGCGGTTCCGTTGCTCGTCGGATACGACATCGACCACGACGACCCCACCGAGCGGGGCCGGATCTTCTCCTTCGACGTCGCCGGTGACCGCCACGAGGAGTTCGGTGGGTATCAGGCCATCGGCTCCGGTTCGGTGTTCGCGAAGTCGTCGCTGAAGAAGCTCTACCGCCACGACCTCGACGAGGCGTCGGCACTCGCGATCGCCGTCGAGGCGCTCTACGACGCGGCCGACGACGACTCGGCCACCGGTGGACCCGACATCGTCCGCAAGATCTTCCCGCTCGCCGCCGTCGTCGACGCCGGTGGCGCACGCGAGGTGGATGCCGAGTCCATTGAGGCGGCCGCCCGGGCGATCGTCGAACGTCGTGCCGCCGAGCACGAGGGGGGACCCCGATGACCTTCCCGTATTACGCCAGCGCCGAGCAGATCATGCGCGATCGTTCGGAACTCGCGCGCAAGGGCATCGCCCGCGGACGCAGCGTGGTCATCCTGACCTACGCCGATGGCGTGCTGTTCGTCGCCGAGAATCCGTCGAACACGCTGCGCAAGACCAGCGAGATCTACGACCGGATCGGCTTCGCCGCGGTCGGCAAGTACAACGAGTTCGAGAGTCTGCGCAAGGCGGGTATCCAACTCGCCGACATGCGCGGATACAGCTACGACCGGGCCGACGTATCCGGGTTGTCGCTGGCCAACACCTACGCCAACGCCCTCGGCGGTGTCTTCACCGAGCAGCCGAAACCCTTCGAGGTGGAACTGTGCGTCGCCGAGGTGGCCCGGTACGGCAAGCCGAAGCCCTCACAGCTGTACCGGATCAGCTACGACGGGTCGATCACCGACGAGACCCGTTTCCTGGTGATGGGCGGTGCGACCGAACCGATCGCTGCCGCGCTCAAGGAGAGCTATCAGCCGGATCTGGAACTCGGCGCTGCGGTGGCCGTGGCGGTTGGCGCGCTGGCCACCCCGGCCGATTCCGGCAACGGCACCGCGGCCTCACCGCGGGTGCTCACCGCCGGCGACCTCGAGGTCGCGATCCTCGACCGCAACCGTCCGCGGCGCGCCTTCCGGCGTCTGAGTGCCGCGGCGCTCGAAGAACTCCTCCCGACGACCGGCGAGAGCGACGCCGGGGACTCGGGCGCGGATGGTTCGCCGAGTGGCGACAGTCCGGACACGTCCGCGTGACGTGGCGCCGCGCCGGTGCCGTTCGGCACGGGTAGGGTTGAGCAGGTGCAGCGTCGAATCATGGGCATCGAAACCGAATTCGGTGTCACGTGTACCTTCCACGGTCATCGCAGGCTGAGTCCGGACGAGGTTGCCCGGTACCTCTTCCGGCGGGTGGTCTCCTGGGGCCGATCGTCGAATGTGTTCCTGCAGAACGGTGCCCGGCTCTACCTCGACGTCGGATCGCATCCGGAATACGCGACCGCCGAGTGTGACAGCCTGATCCAGCTGATCAATCACGACCGGGCCGGTGAGCTCGTTCTCGAGGATCTCCTCGTCGACGCCGAGCAGCGCCTGTCCGACGAGGGGATCGGCGGCGACATCTACCTGTTCAAGAACAACACCGACTCGGCGGGCAACTCCTACGGCTGTCACGAGAACTACCTCGTGGTCCGGGCCGGCGAGTTCTCCCGGATCTCCGATGTGCTGCTGCCGTTCCTGGTGACCCGCCAGCTGATCTGCGGCGCCGGCAAGGTCCTGCAGACCCCGAAGGCGGCGACGTTCTGCCTGTCGCAACGCGCCGAACACATCTGGGAGGGTGTGTCCTCGGCGACGACGCGATCGCGGCCGATCATCAACACCCGCGACGAACCGCACGCCGACGCCGAGAAGTACCGGCGCCTGCATGTCATCGTCGGCGACTCCAACATGTCGGAGATGACGACGCTGCTCAAGGTCGGCTCGGCCGCCCTGGTACTGGAGATGATCGAGGCCGGGGTGGTGTTCCGGGACTTCGCACTGGACAACCCCATTCGCGCGATCCGCGAGGCGAGCCACGATCCCACCGGCCGGCGCCCGGTCCGGCTGGCCGGCGGACGGCAGGCCAGTGCGCTCGACATCCAGCGGGAGTACCACGCCCGCGCCGTCGAGCACATGACCAACCGTCGGCCCGACCCCGAGATGGACATGGTGGTCGATCTGTGGGGCCGCATGCTCGACGCCGTCGAACGCGACGATTTCTCCAAGGTCGACACCGAGGTCGACTGGGTCATCAAGCGCAAGCTGTTCCAGCGCTATCAGGACAAGTACTCGATGGAACTGTCCGACCCGAAGATCGCACAGCTCGACCTCGCGTTCCACGACATCAAGCGGGGCCGCGGCGTCTTCGACGTGCTGTCCCGCAAGGGACTGGTGACCCGGGCGACCACCGACGAGGCGATCGCCACCGCGGTGAACGAGCCGCCGCAGACCACCCGCGCGAAGCTGCGCGGAGATTTCATCTCCGCCGCGCAGAAGGCCGGCCGCGACTTCACCGTCGACTGGGTGCATCTCAAGCTCAACGATCAGGCGCAGCGCACCGTGCTGTGCAAGGACCCGTTCCGCAGCGTCGACGAGCGCGTCGATCGCCTGATCGCCTCGATGTGAGTTCTATCCTGACCCGGTGGCAACTGCGAAAGTCGAGCGACTGCTCAATCTGGTGATCTGTCTGCTGCACACGCGGCAGTACGTCACCGCCGAGTACATCCGCGCCAATGTGGCCGGCTACTCCGACGACGGCCAGTCCCTCGAGGCGTTCAACCGCATGTTCGAGCGCGACAAGACCGAACTGCGTGACCTGGGCATCCCGCTGGTTACCGGCCGCTCACCGATGTCCGGGGGTGCCGAGGGTTACCGCATCGACCGCGGGAGTTACGAGCTCCCCGAGGTCAGCCTCGACGCGGACGAGGCGGCGACCATCGCGATGGCCGCCGCACTCTGGGACACCCCGGAGGTGTCCACCCTCTCGCAGACCGCGATCCTGAAACTTCGCGCCGCGGGATTTCCGGTCCGCAGCGAGGACGATCTCGGGATCTCCACGGGCGGGTCGGCCCGGTCGATGGGGTCGGAGGTCGTCATCGGTGCCCTGCTGACCGCGATCGACGCGGGGCAGGCCGTCGAGTTCACCCACCGGTCCGGTTCGGCATCGGCACCGACCACCCGCACACTCGAACCGTGGGGTGTCGTCACCCATCGCGGCCGCTGGTACGTGGTCGGTCACGACCGCGACCGCGACGCCACCCGCACGTTCCGGCTCTCGCGGATCTCGGATCTGCATGCGATCGGGGAGCCGGGTGCGGTCACGGTGCCGGCGGGCACCGATCTGCAGGGGATCGTCGCCGCGGCCGTGGACGCCGCCGCCGGATCCGACGGTCGTACCGCACGGATCTGGGTGGCCGCCGACCGTGCCGCCGGGCTGCGCAGGCTCGCGGTGTCCAGCGAGGCAGGCGACTTCGACGGCGAAGCCGGTGACGTCCTGACGATCGGTATCCGATCGCTGTCGACGCTGGCCCGGATGGTGCTCGGTGCCGGCCGCGACGCGGTGGTGCTCGAACCGCCGGAACTCCGCGACCAGGTCGTCGCGGCGCTCGACTGTCTCGTCGGGACGGGTGCGCGATGACCGCCCAGCCGTCGCGGCTGTCGCGGCTGCTCGCGATGGTCCCGTACTTCCAGGCCCATCGCGGTATCGCCATCGACCAGGCCGCACGCGATCTCGGGGTTACCTCGACGCAGCTCACCAAGGATCTCGAGCTGCTGTTCGTCTGCGGGCTGCCCGGCTACTACCCGGACGACCTGATCGAACTCGAGTTCAGCGAGGGTCACGTCCACGTCGGGTTCACCGCCGGAATGGACCGGCCGTTGCGGCTCACGAGCACCGAGGCCAGCACCCTGCTGGTGGCGCTGAGTGCGCTGGTGGACACTCCCGGCGTCGTCGATCGCGACGCCGCCCGCCGCGCCA is part of the Gordonia bronchialis DSM 43247 genome and encodes:
- the prcB gene encoding proteasome subunit beta, which codes for MSESLGSVPGSLRSGVISPGLSLGADISSFTEYLRAHAPDQLPQARAEAMGLHRAADDIPHGTTIVAVSYPGGVILAGDRRATMGNLIATRDVKKVYITDEYSAAGIAGTAGIAIEMVRLFAVELEHYEKLEGVPLTLDGKVSRLASMVRGNLGAALQGLAAVPLLVGYDIDHDDPTERGRIFSFDVAGDRHEEFGGYQAIGSGSVFAKSSLKKLYRHDLDEASALAIAVEALYDAADDDSATGGPDIVRKIFPLAAVVDAGGAREVDAESIEAAARAIVERRAAEHEGGPR
- the glgP gene encoding alpha-glucan family phosphorylase, with protein sequence MKAFRRFNVRVPLPSRLTDLAVLANNLRWVWHVPTQELFAAIDPERWASTGDPLRVLADVDQDRMDALAADEEFVTRVRDLAAELKDYLAAPQWFGRYAESTETVAPQGIAYFSMEFGITEVLPIYSGGLGILAGDHLKAASDLGLPLIGVGLFYRSGYFRQSLSHDGWQIERYPVNDPGALPLTLLTDDSGPVIIGIAMPGDRTLHAQVWVASVGRIPLLLLDSDIALNDEELRAVTDRLYGGDQDHRIKQEILLGIGGVRALRDYVRITGRAEPSVFHMNEGHAGFLGVERIRELVDGPAALDFDTAEAVVRASNVFTTHTPVPAGIDRFPTDLVRYYLDAGPDGSSRLLPGLHAGTVLELGDEADPGVFNMAHMGFRLGQRSNGVSRLHGEVSRQMFADLWPGFDADEVPIGSITNGVHGFTWVARPWRDLVGEDEDSAPAHYAELPDGELWRTRQTLRAGLVDEVRRRAHASGRDRGFIDAELGWTAEIFDPEALTIGFARRAATYKRLTLMLRDPDRLRRILTDAERPVQLVIAGKAHPADDGGKALIQQVVRFTDDPELRHKIVFLPDYDISMARHIYAGCDVWLNNPVRPMEACGTSGMKSALNGGLNLSILDGWWDEMADGENGWAIPSAEGVVDEHRRDDLEAEALYSLLEESVIPLFYTRTPDGVPQRWVQMVRHTLSRLGPKVLASRMVRDYTVELYCPAAAAFDAICADDYAQAGDLASYRALIAAAWSSVMIAGVEDEKADDGLLVTAHVALGDLDPDAVKVEVILGRVTDDGDIIDPVSARMAPADGTDASGRTVYAATIGPRSSGLLGYTVRVLPNHPALSDDAELGLVRYPEV
- a CDS encoding helix-turn-helix transcriptional regulator — translated: MATAKVERLLNLVICLLHTRQYVTAEYIRANVAGYSDDGQSLEAFNRMFERDKTELRDLGIPLVTGRSPMSGGAEGYRIDRGSYELPEVSLDADEAATIAMAAALWDTPEVSTLSQTAILKLRAAGFPVRSEDDLGISTGGSARSMGSEVVIGALLTAIDAGQAVEFTHRSGSASAPTTRTLEPWGVVTHRGRWYVVGHDRDRDATRTFRLSRISDLHAIGEPGAVTVPAGTDLQGIVAAAVDAAAGSDGRTARIWVAADRAAGLRRLAVSSEAGDFDGEAGDVLTIGIRSLSTLARMVLGAGRDAVVLEPPELRDQVVAALDCLVGTGAR
- the pafA gene encoding Pup--protein ligase produces the protein MQRRIMGIETEFGVTCTFHGHRRLSPDEVARYLFRRVVSWGRSSNVFLQNGARLYLDVGSHPEYATAECDSLIQLINHDRAGELVLEDLLVDAEQRLSDEGIGGDIYLFKNNTDSAGNSYGCHENYLVVRAGEFSRISDVLLPFLVTRQLICGAGKVLQTPKAATFCLSQRAEHIWEGVSSATTRSRPIINTRDEPHADAEKYRRLHVIVGDSNMSEMTTLLKVGSAALVLEMIEAGVVFRDFALDNPIRAIREASHDPTGRRPVRLAGGRQASALDIQREYHARAVEHMTNRRPDPEMDMVVDLWGRMLDAVERDDFSKVDTEVDWVIKRKLFQRYQDKYSMELSDPKIAQLDLAFHDIKRGRGVFDVLSRKGLVTRATTDEAIATAVNEPPQTTRAKLRGDFISAAQKAGRDFTVDWVHLKLNDQAQRTVLCKDPFRSVDERVDRLIASM
- the prcA gene encoding proteasome subunit alpha, which encodes MTFPYYASAEQIMRDRSELARKGIARGRSVVILTYADGVLFVAENPSNTLRKTSEIYDRIGFAAVGKYNEFESLRKAGIQLADMRGYSYDRADVSGLSLANTYANALGGVFTEQPKPFEVELCVAEVARYGKPKPSQLYRISYDGSITDETRFLVMGGATEPIAAALKESYQPDLELGAAVAVAVGALATPADSGNGTAASPRVLTAGDLEVAILDRNRPRRAFRRLSAAALEELLPTTGESDAGDSGADGSPSGDSPDTSA
- the dop gene encoding depupylase/deamidase Dop — its product is MQRIIGTEVEYGISAPGDPTANPIMTSTQAVLAYAAAAGVPRAKRTRWDYEVESPLRDARGFDLGRGSGPAPIIDADEIGAANMILTNGARLYVDHAHPEYSAPEVTDPLDAVIWDKAGERVMEAAARHVASVPGAPRLQLYKNNIDGKGASYGTHENYLMNRETPFTAVIAGLTTFFASRQVITGSGRVGIGQSGDEAGYQLSQRADYIEVEVGLETTLKRGIINTRDEPHADPERYRRLHVIIGDANLAETSTYLKVGTTALVLDLIEAGVDFSDIELARPVQAVHTISHDPTLTATVALTNGREVTALALQREYLDRCRRFHDREHSDDERAAHVLATWANVLDRLERDPMECADILDWPAKLRILEGFRQREGLGWSAPRLQLIDLQYSDVRLDKGLYNRLVARGSMKRLVDENDVLAAITEPPRNTRAYFRGECLRRFGADVAAASWDSVIFDLGGDSLVRIPTLEPLRGSQAHVGALLDSVDSAAELVDQLTT
- a CDS encoding ubiquitin-like protein Pup yields the protein MAQEQTKRGGGDDDGDLGPEGGAGQERREKLSEDTDDLLDEIDDVLEENAEDFVRAYVQKGGQ